One part of the Ralstonia pickettii genome encodes these proteins:
- a CDS encoding phasin family protein, which translates to MLTQEQIAAAHKANLETFFGLTNKAFEGVEKLVELNLQVVKATLAENVEHAKKALTAKDAQELLSVQTAAVQPLAEKVLAYSRHLYEIASDTQTEFSKAAEAQIAENSRKLQALVDNVSKNAPAGSESAVALVKSALSAANNAYDSVQKATKQAVELAESNFHAAANAASKATAQASAQARAATGKKSATTAA; encoded by the coding sequence ATGCTGACTCAGGAACAGATCGCTGCGGCGCACAAGGCCAACCTGGAAACGTTCTTCGGTCTGACCAACAAGGCTTTTGAAGGCGTCGAAAAGCTGGTCGAACTGAACCTGCAGGTCGTCAAGGCTACCCTGGCCGAGAACGTCGAACACGCCAAGAAGGCACTGACCGCCAAGGACGCCCAAGAGTTGCTGTCGGTGCAAACCGCCGCAGTGCAGCCGCTGGCTGAAAAGGTTCTGGCTTACAGCCGCCACCTGTACGAAATCGCTTCGGACACGCAAACTGAATTCAGCAAGGCTGCTGAAGCGCAAATCGCTGAAAACAGCCGCAAGCTGCAAGCGCTGGTCGACAACGTGTCGAAGAACGCTCCGGCCGGTTCGGAATCGGCAGTTGCCCTGGTGAAGTCGGCTCTGTCGGCCGCCAACAACGCTTACGACTCGGTGCAGAAGGCCACCAAGCAAGCTGTGGAACTGGCTGAAAGCAACTTCCACGCTGCTGCCAACGCTGCCAGCAAGGCAACCGCTCAAGCATCGGCTCAAGCGCGCGCTGCCACCGGCAAGAAGTCGGCAACGACCGCTGCGTAA
- the lpdA gene encoding dihydrolipoyl dehydrogenase, with amino-acid sequence MSVVEIKVPDIGDYKDVDVIEVMVKAGDAVTVDQALITLETDKATMDVPSDVAGKIVEVKIKVGDKVSQGTVIATAEAGAAAAPAPAQAPAPAATPAAAPAASAPAPQASKHAGGADIECEMLVLGSGPGGYSAAFRSADLGMSTVLVERFSTLGGVCLNVGCIPSKALLHTAAVMEEVKAMAAHGIVYSEPTVDINQLRKHKESVIGKLTGGLAGMAKARKVQVVRGVGAFLDPNHLEVQLTDGDGKAATGEKKVIRFAKAIIAAGSEAVKLPFIPEDPRIVDSTGALELREVPAKMLVIGGGIIGLEMATVYSTLGARIDVVEMLDGLMQGADRDLVKVWDKMNKGRFDKVMLKTKTVGVEAKPDGIYVKFEGEAAPAEPQRYDMVLVAVGRAPNGKRIGAEKAGVAVTDRGFIDVDKQQRTNVPHIFAIGDIVGQPMLAHKAVHEGHVAAEAAHGEKAYFDAKQIPSVAYTDPEVAWAGLTEEQCKAQGIKYGKGVFPWAASGRAIANGRDEGFTKLIFDEETHRIIGGGIVGTHAGDLIGEICLAIEMGADAVDIGKTIHPHPTLGESVGMAAEIYEGVCTDVPPARKR; translated from the coding sequence ATGAGCGTGGTGGAAATCAAGGTGCCGGACATCGGCGACTACAAGGATGTGGACGTCATTGAAGTGATGGTGAAGGCGGGCGATGCTGTCACCGTCGATCAGGCGCTGATCACGCTGGAAACCGACAAGGCCACCATGGACGTGCCGTCGGATGTGGCTGGCAAGATCGTCGAAGTCAAGATCAAGGTGGGCGATAAGGTCAGCCAAGGCACGGTGATCGCCACGGCGGAAGCGGGCGCGGCGGCGGCTCCGGCGCCTGCGCAAGCACCGGCTCCGGCCGCAACGCCCGCTGCTGCGCCGGCCGCATCGGCCCCCGCACCGCAAGCGAGCAAGCATGCCGGCGGCGCTGATATCGAATGCGAGATGCTCGTCCTTGGCTCGGGCCCCGGCGGTTATTCGGCCGCCTTCCGCAGCGCGGATCTCGGCATGAGCACTGTGCTGGTGGAGCGCTTCTCCACGCTGGGCGGCGTTTGCCTGAACGTGGGCTGTATCCCGTCGAAGGCGCTGCTGCACACCGCGGCTGTCATGGAGGAAGTCAAGGCCATGGCCGCACACGGCATTGTCTACAGCGAACCCACGGTTGATATCAACCAGCTGCGCAAGCACAAGGAGTCCGTGATCGGCAAGCTGACCGGCGGGCTGGCCGGCATGGCCAAGGCGCGCAAGGTGCAGGTCGTGCGAGGCGTCGGCGCGTTCCTTGACCCGAACCACCTCGAAGTGCAGTTGACGGACGGCGACGGCAAGGCAGCGACGGGCGAGAAGAAAGTCATCCGTTTTGCCAAGGCGATCATCGCTGCAGGCAGCGAGGCCGTGAAGCTGCCCTTCATCCCGGAAGATCCGCGCATCGTCGATTCGACCGGCGCGCTGGAGTTGCGCGAAGTGCCGGCCAAGATGCTGGTCATCGGCGGCGGCATCATCGGCCTGGAAATGGCCACGGTGTATAGCACGCTCGGCGCCCGCATCGACGTGGTGGAAATGCTCGACGGCCTGATGCAGGGCGCTGACCGCGACCTCGTCAAGGTGTGGGACAAGATGAACAAGGGCCGCTTCGACAAGGTCATGCTCAAGACCAAGACGGTCGGGGTGGAAGCCAAGCCGGACGGCATCTATGTCAAGTTCGAGGGCGAAGCCGCACCGGCCGAGCCGCAACGCTATGACATGGTACTGGTGGCAGTGGGCCGCGCGCCGAATGGCAAGCGCATCGGCGCAGAAAAGGCCGGCGTGGCCGTGACGGACCGTGGCTTCATCGACGTCGACAAGCAGCAGCGCACGAATGTGCCGCACATCTTCGCGATCGGCGACATCGTCGGGCAGCCGATGCTGGCACACAAGGCCGTGCACGAAGGCCACGTGGCAGCGGAAGCCGCACACGGCGAGAAGGCGTATTTCGATGCCAAGCAGATTCCGTCGGTGGCCTATACCGATCCGGAAGTGGCTTGGGCAGGGCTGACCGAAGAGCAGTGCAAGGCGCAGGGCATCAAGTATGGCAAGGGCGTGTTCCCTTGGGCGGCTTCGGGCCGGGCCATTGCCAACGGCCGCGACGAGGGTTTCACCAAGCTGATCTTCGACGAGGAAACCCACCGCATCATCGGTGGCGGCATCGTTGGCACGCACGCCGGCGACTTGATCGGCGAAATCTGCCTGGCCATCGAGATGGGCGCAGACGCCGTGGATATCGGCAAGACCATCCATCCGCATCCGACGCTGGGTGAGTCGGTGGGCATGGCTGCGGAAATCTACGAGGGTGTGTGCACGGACGTGCCGCCGGCTCGTAAGCGTTGA
- a CDS encoding histone deacetylase family protein: protein MRPGAIFVALRFVIHMRAFYTDHFVLPLPPGHRFPMRKYSDLRARVLADVPGLSMQEAPRADDDALLLAHTFEYVEAVSAGRLDPARQREIGFPWSPEMVERSRRSAGATMAACDAALADGIAVNLAGGTHHAYADKGGGFCVFNDAAIASRWIQRQSGRTPGDFPVAIVDLDVHQGNGTASILRDDATVFTLSLHGEKNYPFRKEASDLDVGLHDGCGDEDYLQALTGALDILAGRFKPQLIIYLAGADPHEGDRLGRLKLTLQGLARRDQEVFDFAYQRRIPVAVTMAGGYGNNIDDTVAVHAQTIALAARHAQRWAARDEGAGASTSLPLSA, encoded by the coding sequence ATGCGCCCGGGTGCTATTTTTGTTGCGTTGCGATTTGTTATTCACATGCGGGCGTTCTACACCGACCACTTTGTATTGCCGTTGCCGCCGGGCCATCGGTTTCCAATGCGCAAGTACAGCGACCTGCGCGCACGGGTTCTGGCCGACGTGCCAGGGCTATCCATGCAGGAGGCGCCGCGGGCGGATGACGATGCGTTGCTGCTGGCGCACACGTTTGAATATGTTGAGGCGGTAAGCGCCGGTCGGCTTGACCCCGCGCGCCAGCGGGAGATCGGGTTTCCCTGGTCGCCGGAAATGGTCGAGCGCAGCCGTCGTTCGGCCGGCGCCACGATGGCCGCATGTGACGCAGCGCTGGCCGATGGCATTGCCGTCAACCTCGCGGGTGGCACGCACCATGCCTATGCGGACAAGGGCGGCGGTTTCTGTGTATTCAACGACGCAGCCATCGCTTCCCGCTGGATCCAGCGCCAATCCGGCAGGACGCCGGGGGATTTTCCGGTCGCAATCGTCGATCTAGACGTACATCAGGGCAATGGCACGGCATCCATCCTGCGCGATGACGCCACGGTTTTCACCTTGTCGCTGCACGGCGAAAAAAACTATCCGTTCCGCAAGGAGGCGTCAGACCTGGATGTCGGTCTGCACGATGGCTGCGGCGACGAAGACTATTTGCAAGCGCTGACCGGCGCACTCGACATCCTGGCCGGGCGCTTCAAGCCGCAGTTGATCATCTATCTGGCCGGCGCAGATCCGCACGAGGGCGATCGGCTCGGCCGGCTCAAACTGACGCTGCAGGGCTTGGCCCGGCGCGATCAGGAAGTCTTCGATTTCGCGTATCAACGGCGCATACCGGTTGCCGTTACCATGGCGGGCGGCTACGGCAACAATATCGACGATACCGTGGCCGTCCACGCGCAGACCATCGCCCTGGCTGCCCGCCACGCACAGCGCTGGGCAGCACGCGACGAGGGCGCTGGCGCATCGACCTCTCTTCCGCTTTCCGCATGA
- the aceF gene encoding dihydrolipoyllysine-residue acetyltransferase, with protein MSQVVEIKVPDIGDYKDVPVIEVLVKAGDSVNAEDSLVTLESDKATMDVPSPKSGVVKEVKIKVGDAVSEGSLVLLLEEQGAAAAPAPAPQAAPAPVPAAAAPAPAPAAQAPAPAPAAAGGGTIEVKVPDIGDYTDVPVIEISVKVGDKVEAEQSLITLESDKATMDVPSPAAGTVKDIRVKVGDAVSQGTLIVVLEGAGAAAAPAPAQAPASAPTAAPAAAAPSPAPAAAPAAVPAAAPATYTADTVGTVGKAAHASPSVRKYARELGVNVNLVGGTGPKNRITQEDVQRYVKGVMSGQAAAPGKAAAGAPAGGGELNLLPWPKVDFTKFGPVDPKPLSRIKKISGANLHRNWVMIPHVTNNDEADITELEAFRVQMNKDHEKAGVKFTMLAFVIKAVVGALKKFPTFNASLDGDNLVFKQYFHIGFAADTPNGLVVPVIRDADKKGLIDIAKEMADLSKAAREGKLKPDQMQGGCFSISSLGGIGGTHFTPIINAPEVAILGLSRGYQKPVWDGKQFVPRLTLPLSLSYDHRVIDGAEAARFNAYLASVLADFRRVSL; from the coding sequence ATGAGTCAAGTCGTAGAAATCAAGGTGCCGGACATCGGCGACTACAAAGACGTCCCGGTGATCGAAGTGCTGGTCAAGGCGGGCGATAGCGTCAATGCCGAAGATTCCCTGGTTACGCTGGAATCGGACAAGGCGACCATGGACGTGCCCTCGCCCAAGAGCGGCGTCGTCAAGGAAGTGAAGATCAAAGTGGGTGACGCCGTGTCGGAAGGCTCGCTGGTGCTGCTGCTCGAAGAGCAGGGCGCTGCTGCCGCACCGGCCCCGGCACCCCAAGCTGCGCCCGCACCGGTTCCGGCCGCTGCTGCACCGGCACCCGCACCGGCCGCGCAAGCGCCGGCCCCTGCGCCGGCTGCTGCTGGTGGCGGCACGATCGAAGTGAAAGTGCCGGATATCGGCGACTACACCGACGTGCCTGTGATCGAGATCAGCGTGAAGGTGGGCGACAAGGTGGAAGCCGAGCAGTCGCTGATCACGCTGGAGTCGGACAAGGCCACGATGGATGTACCGTCGCCGGCCGCCGGTACCGTCAAGGACATCCGTGTGAAGGTGGGCGATGCCGTGTCGCAAGGCACGCTGATCGTCGTGCTGGAAGGCGCGGGCGCTGCTGCTGCGCCGGCGCCTGCTCAAGCTCCAGCATCGGCACCCACAGCCGCACCGGCTGCGGCTGCTCCGAGCCCGGCCCCGGCGGCTGCGCCCGCAGCTGTTCCGGCCGCAGCGCCCGCTACGTACACCGCCGACACCGTCGGTACAGTGGGCAAGGCTGCCCACGCCAGCCCCTCGGTGCGCAAGTACGCGCGTGAGCTGGGCGTCAACGTGAATCTCGTGGGCGGTACAGGTCCTAAGAACCGTATCACGCAGGAAGACGTGCAGCGCTATGTCAAGGGCGTGATGAGCGGCCAAGCCGCTGCGCCGGGCAAGGCTGCGGCCGGCGCACCGGCTGGCGGTGGCGAACTGAATCTGCTGCCATGGCCGAAGGTCGACTTCACCAAGTTCGGCCCGGTCGATCCGAAGCCGCTGTCGCGCATCAAGAAGATTTCCGGTGCGAACCTGCACCGCAACTGGGTCATGATCCCGCACGTCACCAACAACGACGAAGCGGACATCACCGAGCTGGAAGCCTTCCGCGTGCAGATGAACAAGGACCACGAAAAGGCCGGCGTGAAGTTCACGATGCTGGCGTTTGTGATCAAGGCAGTCGTGGGTGCGCTGAAGAAGTTCCCGACCTTCAACGCGAGCCTGGACGGCGACAACCTTGTCTTCAAGCAGTATTTCCACATTGGCTTTGCGGCCGATACGCCGAATGGGCTGGTGGTGCCGGTGATCCGCGATGCGGACAAGAAGGGCCTGATCGACATCGCGAAGGAAATGGCCGATCTGTCGAAGGCAGCCCGCGAAGGCAAACTCAAGCCGGACCAGATGCAGGGCGGCTGCTTCTCGATCTCGTCGCTGGGCGGCATTGGCGGTACGCATTTCACGCCGATCATCAACGCACCGGAAGTGGCCATCCTCGGCCTGTCGCGCGGTTATCAGAAGCCGGTGTGGGACGGCAAGCAGTTCGTGCCGCGCCTGACGCTGCCGCTGTCGCTGTCGTACGATCACCGCGTGATCGACGGCGCCGAGGCTGCGCGCTTCAACGCGTATCTGGCCAGCGTGCTGGCGGACTTCCGCCGCGTCAGCCTGTAA
- a CDS encoding Ntn hydrolase family protein encodes MTTCVVVKKDGEVAIAADSLVTFGDTRLARGYEQNQKIFQVGDSLIALAGTTAHFPVMRSLLTGLADECRLGTRDDVFRTFLKVHEKLKDEYFVNTKEDDDDPYESSQITCLIANATGIYGVYSYREVFSFDRFWGIGSGRNFALGAMSAVFDMPGKSAADVAQVGVSAGVEFDKSSGGPIEVHTVRLQD; translated from the coding sequence ATGACGACGTGCGTGGTGGTCAAGAAAGACGGCGAAGTGGCGATTGCGGCCGATTCGCTGGTGACGTTCGGCGATACGCGCCTGGCGCGCGGTTACGAGCAGAACCAGAAGATCTTCCAGGTGGGCGATTCGCTGATCGCGCTGGCGGGCACGACGGCCCACTTTCCGGTCATGCGCAGCCTGCTGACGGGGCTGGCCGATGAATGCCGCCTCGGCACGCGCGACGACGTCTTCCGGACCTTTCTGAAAGTGCACGAAAAGCTCAAGGACGAGTATTTCGTCAACACCAAGGAAGACGACGATGACCCTTACGAGTCGTCGCAGATCACCTGCCTGATCGCCAACGCCACCGGCATCTACGGCGTCTATTCGTACCGCGAGGTGTTTTCGTTCGATCGCTTCTGGGGCATCGGCTCCGGGCGTAATTTCGCGCTGGGGGCCATGTCGGCGGTGTTCGACATGCCGGGCAAGTCGGCGGCGGACGTTGCACAGGTGGGCGTATCGGCAGGCGTGGAGTTCGACAAGAGTTCGGGCGGCCCGATCGAAGTGCACACAGTCCGTCTGCAGGATTGA